In Chiroxiphia lanceolata isolate bChiLan1 chromosome 2, bChiLan1.pri, whole genome shotgun sequence, a single genomic region encodes these proteins:
- the LOC116782986 gene encoding hemoglobin subunit beta-like, which yields MVNWTAEEKQLITSTWSKVNVTDCGAEALARLLIVYPWTQRFFASFGNLSSPTAVIGNPMVRAHGKKVLTSFGEAVKNLDNIKKCFAQLSKLHCDKLHVDPENFRLLGDILIIVLASNFGKDFTPACQAAWQKMVRVVAHALAHEYH from the exons ATGGTGAACTGGACGGCTGAGGAGAAGCAGCTCATCACCAGCACCTGGAGCAAGGTCAACGTCACCGACTGTGGTGCCGAGGCCCTGGCCAG GCTGCTGATCGTCTACCCCTGGACCCAGAGGTTCTTTGCCTCCTTCGGGAACCTCTCCAGCCCCACGGCCGTCATTGGCAACCCCATGGTCCGTGCCCACGGCAAGAAGGTGCTCACCTCCTTCGGGGAGGCCGTCAAGAACCTCGACAACATCAAGAAATGTTTTGCTCAGCTGAGCAAACTCCACTGTGACAAACTGCACGTGGACCCCGAGAACTTCAGG ctcctgggtgACATCCTCATCATCGTCCTGGCCTCCAACTTCGGGAAGGACTTCACCCCTGCCTGCCAGGCTGCCTGGCAGAAGATGGTCCGTGTGGTGGCCCACGCCCTGGCCCACGAGTACCACTGA
- the LOC116782978 gene encoding hemoglobin subunit beta — MVQWTAEEKQLITGLWGKVNVADCGAEALARLLIVYPWTQRFFASFGNLSGATAILGNPMVRAHGKKVLTSFGDAVKNLDSIKNTFAQLSELHCDKLHVDPENFRLLGDILIIVLAAHFGKDFSPDCQAAWQKLVRVVAHALARKYH, encoded by the exons ATGGTGCAGTGGACAGCCGAAGAGAAGCAGCTCATCACCGGCCTCTGGGGCAAGGTCAACGTCGCTGACTGCGGCGCCGAGGCCCTGGCCAG GCTGCTGATCGTCTACCCCTGGACCCAGAGGTTCTTCGCTTCCTTCGGGAACCTGTCCGGTGCCACCGCCATCCTCGGCAACCCCATGGTCCGCGCCCACGGCAAGAAGGTGCTCACCTCCTTCGGGGACGCCGTCAAGAACCTGGACAGCATCAAGAACACCTTCGCCCAGCTGTCCGAGCTGCACTGCGACAAGCTGCACGTGGACCCCGAGAACTTCAGG ctcctgggTGACATCCTGATCATCGTCCTGGCCGCCCACTTCGGCAAGGATTTCAGCCCCGACTGCCAGGCTGCCTGGCAGAAGCTGGTGCGTGTGGTGGCCCACGCCCTGGCCCGCAAGTACCACTGA
- the LOC116782975 gene encoding hemoglobin subunit rho-like, which translates to MSCVLSSLLSDSQGSFLEGHTSLQTDPCPASPAPWTPHPMAPREWPGRGCGQGIKGPEGSGLSYGVCALLQPSRAATMVHWSAEEKQLISSVWGKVNVEECGAEALARLLIVYPWTQRFFDNFGNLSSPTAIIGNPKVRAHGKKVLTSFGEAIKNLENLKATYSKLSELHCDKLHVDPENFRLLGDILIIVLAAHFGKDFGPSCQATWQKLVGVVAHALAHKYH; encoded by the exons ATGTCCTGtgtcctgagcagcctgttAAGTGACTCACAGGGCTCTTTCCTCGAAGGCCACACCTCACTGCAGACTGACCCCTGCCCGGCCAGCCCGGCCCCCTGGACCCCCCATCCCATGGCCCCTCGGGAATGGCCGGGGAGGGGCTGCGGGCAGGGGATAAAAGGCCCAGAGGGGTCTGGGCTCAGCTACGGGGTCTgtgccctcctgcagcccagcagagccgCCACCATGGTGCACTGGTcagcagaggagaagcagctcaTCAGCAGCGTCTGGGGCAAGGTCAACGTGGAGGAATGTGGGGCCGAGGCCCTGGCCAG GCTGCTGATCGTCTACCCCTGGACCCAGAGGTTCTTTGACAACTTCGGGAACCTCTCCAGCCCCACGGCCATCATCGGCAACCCCAAGGTCCGTGCCCACGGCAAGAAGGTGCTCACCTCCTTCGGGGAGGCCATCAAGAACCTGGAGAACCTCAAGGCAACCTACTCCAAGCTGTCAGAGCTGCACTGTGACAAACTGCACGTGGACCCCGAGAACTTCAGG CTCCTGGGTGACATCCTGATCATCGTCCTGGCCGCCCACTTCGGCAAGGACTTCGGCCCCTCCTGCCAGGCCACCTGGCAGAAGCTGGTGGGGGTGGTGGCCCACGCCCTGGCCCACAAGTACCACTAA